Within Legionella birminghamensis, the genomic segment AAATAAATAAATTCATGTCCCTCTTTTGGGGTCCGCGACAGGTTGGACAATATAGCGCTGGCCTGAGCCAAAGCCTCCAACATTAATACTCCCGGCATAATGGGGTTACCCGGAAAATGACCCATAAAAAAAGGTTCATTAATAGTAACATTTTTAATCGCGATCAAATAATCCAAGGGCTTATATTCATGTACTCTATCTACTAGAATAAATGGATACCGATGCGGTATAAGCTCAAGAATTTTTGATATATCTATGGCCTCACTCATGTAATATCTCTCAATCTTTGATAATGCCTTCAACTGAAATCTTTCGTCG encodes:
- the fabZ gene encoding 3-hydroxyacyl-ACP dehydratase FabZ, producing the protein MSEAIDISKILELIPHRYPFILVDRVHEYKPLDYLIAIKNVTINEPFFMGHFPGNPIMPGVLMLEALAQASAILSNLSRTPKEGHEFIYFFAGIDNAKFKQIVTPGDQLRLEVKLMGQKRDFWRMHGEAFVGDKLACSADLMSAAKEVKK